A genomic segment from Neobacillus sp. YX16 encodes:
- a CDS encoding hemerythrin domain-containing protein produces the protein MEISNVVLSAPLQQLMEEHVSLRQAMDQFYEITEEIESKSGLVVVQLFGELYERVSAFTINLKAHSKREDVGLFPMMSRRLGDNDRTIEVMEEEHEKAEGHLQDFLSEAEQAGSTIDENTAQWISVYAVQAYATLTQHFAKEEKVLFPLAEKILSVDEKEELEHLFQASENLGKKYMIVQRNKPT, from the coding sequence GTGGAAATTTCGAACGTTGTATTAAGTGCTCCATTGCAACAATTAATGGAGGAGCATGTGTCGCTCCGACAAGCTATGGATCAATTCTATGAGATTACGGAAGAGATAGAATCGAAATCGGGTCTTGTTGTTGTTCAATTATTTGGGGAATTGTATGAACGGGTTTCAGCTTTTACCATTAATTTGAAGGCACATTCTAAACGAGAGGATGTAGGTTTGTTCCCTATGATGTCTCGCCGTCTTGGAGACAATGACAGAACAATCGAGGTAATGGAGGAAGAACATGAGAAGGCTGAGGGGCACCTGCAGGATTTTCTATCTGAAGCTGAACAGGCGGGTTCGACCATAGATGAAAATACTGCTCAATGGATTTCAGTATACGCCGTCCAAGCTTATGCTACCTTAACACAACACTTTGCAAAGGAAGAAAAAGTGTTGTTTCCGTTGGCAGAGAAGATACTTTCGGTTGACGAGAAGGAGGAACTTGAACATCTGTTTCAGGCTAGTGAGAACCTAGGTAAAAAGTACATGATAGTACAAAGGAACAAACCAACTTAG
- a CDS encoding DNA-3-methyladenine glycosylase: MKEFPNGIVPLPQDFYEQPTLEMAKAMLGCLLVKETHQGIAAGYIVETEAYIGPDDRAAHSYNYRRTARTEIMFHRSGLAYTYLMHTHCLFNVVSGGEEKPEAILVRALEPRYGIDLMKTRRGIGELKNLTNGPGKLTKALGITMEDYGCSLTHPPVYLAKGFYPESISVGKRIGIENTGDAKDLPWRFWITNSQYVSRHQKSENVVNLNP; encoded by the coding sequence ATGAAAGAATTTCCAAATGGTATCGTTCCATTACCACAGGATTTTTATGAACAACCTACTTTAGAAATGGCAAAGGCAATGCTCGGCTGCCTTCTTGTAAAAGAAACACACCAGGGCATCGCCGCTGGATATATTGTAGAAACAGAGGCATACATAGGTCCCGATGATAGGGCAGCGCATAGCTATAATTACAGAAGGACTGCAAGAACAGAAATCATGTTTCATCGTTCCGGCCTTGCCTATACATATCTAATGCATACACACTGCCTATTCAATGTGGTCAGCGGAGGTGAAGAAAAACCTGAAGCTATTTTGGTCCGAGCCCTGGAACCTCGGTACGGTATCGATCTTATGAAAACTAGGAGAGGGATTGGAGAATTAAAAAATCTGACTAACGGTCCTGGAAAACTGACGAAGGCATTGGGTATAACAATGGAGGACTATGGATGCTCACTCACACATCCACCCGTATATTTAGCAAAAGGTTTTTATCCTGAGAGCATTTCAGTTGGAAAAAGGATTGGAATTGAGAATACTGGTGATGCAAAGGACTTACCTTGGCGTTTCTGGATTACGAATAGTCAATATGTTTCAAGGCATCAAAAGTCGGAAAACGTAGTTAATTTGAACCCGTGA
- a CDS encoding 4-oxalocrotonate tautomerase, which yields MPIIQVQMMEGRPKEKVAELIRNVTNTVSETLDAPKENIRVIVTEIPKTHWGKAGEPVGK from the coding sequence ATGCCTATTATTCAGGTGCAAATGATGGAAGGAAGACCAAAAGAAAAAGTAGCAGAATTAATTCGTAATGTTACGAATACAGTTTCGGAAACCTTGGATGCTCCAAAAGAGAATATAAGAGTAATCGTAACGGAAATCCCTAAGACCCACTGGGGAAAAGCTGGAGAGCCTGTTGGAAAATAA
- a CDS encoding AEC family transporter, whose product MNQEFLNIIIIIAFGYLLKRLNILQEKDGEVISKIIFKITLPALVIVTFDSVKIETSLIMLPVIVIIYGMITAILGLLFFKNEERELKGSLLMLSHGFNVGLFAFPLVYAIWGMEGLTYFSMFDVGASFLVFGISFIFGSYFSNEGLRLNPLEILKKLGKSIPLMTYIIASILNFSHIHLPDMFIEVASTISGANIPLSLLLLGLFLNFKFDKQFIRPMVKFLAFRYGLGLIVGLVLYFTLPADIMLRSTILIGLLLPVAASALTFAVEFKYSITSIRFIATMSNITMLVSIVILYLFANFIL is encoded by the coding sequence ATGAATCAGGAATTTCTTAATATTATTATCATCATTGCCTTTGGCTATCTATTAAAACGACTAAATATTTTACAAGAAAAAGATGGAGAAGTGATTTCAAAAATTATTTTTAAAATTACCCTTCCTGCTTTAGTTATTGTAACTTTTGATTCTGTTAAAATAGAAACTTCATTAATTATGTTACCAGTCATTGTAATTATTTATGGAATGATAACGGCCATTCTAGGCCTATTATTCTTTAAAAATGAGGAAAGAGAACTTAAGGGTTCCCTTTTGATGTTATCTCACGGTTTTAATGTTGGCTTATTTGCATTTCCTTTAGTTTATGCAATTTGGGGAATGGAAGGATTAACTTATTTTAGTATGTTTGATGTTGGAGCATCATTTCTTGTCTTTGGAATCTCTTTTATTTTTGGAAGTTATTTTTCAAATGAAGGTCTTCGTCTTAACCCATTAGAAATTCTAAAGAAACTTGGAAAGTCTATTCCGTTAATGACTTATATTATTGCTAGTATATTAAACTTTAGCCACATCCACCTACCTGATATGTTCATTGAAGTTGCAAGTACGATTTCAGGAGCAAATATACCCTTATCATTATTACTATTAGGACTCTTTTTAAATTTTAAGTTTGACAAACAATTTATTAGGCCAATGGTGAAATTTTTAGCTTTCCGATATGGCTTAGGTCTTATCGTGGGTTTAGTTTTATACTTCACCCTTCCAGCTGACATCATGCTTCGTTCTACCATTCTGATTGGTCTATTACTGCCGGTTGCAGCATCTGCCTTAACTTTTGCAGTTGAATTTAAATATAGCATTACTAGCATCCGTTTCATTGCCACGATGTCAAATATAACGATGTTAGTAAGTATTGTGATATTATATCTTTTTGCAAACTTTATTTTATAG